CTCCTCGGGCACCCCCTTCTCACAAAAAAGTCCCCAAGGAGATTATTCTACCCACTGGTGTCCCTGAGTGGGGAAGGACACTGATAAGACGTTTCTGACCAGTTCTGTCCGTGAGATGTGTTAAACCCGTCTGTAACCTTCCTGCCAGGGAGCCTTGGGCGTACGTTTGTGCACAGACACACGTGCATCTCCTTGGGGGTGGACGAGGGATATTTTAAGGAGCTCCTGTGTCCCTACAAATGTTCCAGTGCTGTTCTGGCATTGTGCAGCTCCTGAGAGCTGCTCAGATGATCTTGTTCACTACCTGTTTGCCTTTACAAAATCCTTTGTTATGAGGGggtttatcttcatttttttcactggGCAGTCAAGTGCCTCTTCCCGGCATTCCTGACCGTTGTACGGCTTTGGTTTGTACCTACCTTATAAAGGGAAGGGATCGGGTGGCAGGATTGGCAAGGGAAAACTATATTTATTGGAGCTGTAAGACAGACGAACTACtgagtatttttaaaggaaatttcacacataatttttttaacagagttTTCACGAAATGGCAGAGCTTTCAACAGTTCCCTTACAAAAGCTGAGCTCCATCAAAATTAAGTCTAATCTAAGTCAATTCTAAGGCATTTTGACCCTTTTAATACAATGCAGCTCCGGGTGGGAAAGGAAACTCTTGTAAAAGGCAGCAACTTTCCCTTGCCCAAAGACAAGTCACTATTTGAGATACAAGtcttttcacagaggaaaaatgaCTGAATGAAGAAGGTAAAGATATATAAAATTGGTGTGGAAATGAGGGAGAGCCATGCCATAAGGAGTAGGCGTGTCTGATATAGGTCTTTTAAATCAGACAAATATATTCTCACTAACGAGCGCCAACACAGGATCCAGGTTTAAGGAAATTTATAAATATTCCTGTCCTCATCCATAAGCAGCAATTCTGTCAGCTTTAAAAGCTGCTTCTGCAAGATCTAGCACCAAACCTCACCGCTCAGTTTCTCTCTCAGCACTGGATGCAGAAACGCTGTCCCTGCCACCACGTCTTTAGAGGGCTGAAACTCTGGGGGACTCTGCCTGTCGCGGGGCGTCGCGTCGGACAGGGCTGCTGCAGACCCACGGACCCGCTGCAGCACCTCTTGTTCTGACCCGTTGTCAAACACTTTCTGCtcggttttgttctttttaaagataacCCAGCTGAAAATTGAAAACAACCCCTTTGCCAAGGGATTCAGGGGGAGCGATGACAGCGACCTGCGCGTGGCGCGGCTGCAAAGGTACGGCCGAGCGGCGCGGGGCAGGGGACGGCGCCCAGAGGGGCTGCGGGGAGACCTCCTGCCCCGCTCACGGGGCTCGGGGAGCTGCTGCCGCGTGCAGGGGGTGCTTGGGGGTGCACTGAGGCACTGTCGGACACGCAGCTGGCCATCACACCCTTCAGCCCCGTGCCCTGTGCAGAAACAAGCCCCATAGCTGGGCTTTCATCCTCATTCTGCTGCTGATGTGCTGCACCTCTTTGGAGAAGAACTTAAAAGGTGCCGACGCTGTGGGAGCATCATATTTTCTTGTGCTTGAAGGCATTAGGGTTTTTTATGCCATTTATACCCCTGAAAAGCTCTTCCTGGGATTCAGTGACACACTGGATGTGTTGTTGTCATACTTGCCCACACCCAGCTGCGTGTGATGAGTTCATTGTGTTTGGCAAAGGGTGTTGAAGTCATTGGATGGAGATGCTCTAGAGAAGCCAAACTAGTATTTCATCCTTCTATTAATGCTGATTGCTGTCTAACTGGCAATAATTTTTCTCACCTCTTTTAGCAAAGAATATCCAGTAATTTCCAAAAGCATCATGAGGCAGAGGTTGGTGTCCAGTCATGGCCAGCTTTCAACAAAGCCAGATGTTAACCCACTTCATGGGAATCACCAGACCCTTCAACATTATCAGTATGAGAATGGTGCTCACATGCAATTTGCAGCTTCAGATACTCAAGATCTGCCACTCAACACCTTCACAGCACAGAGAGATTCAGGGCTCTTCTATCATTGCCTAAAAAGAAGAGGTAACTTGAGTTTACAGCTAGAAAAATACTACAGCAAATAAACCTAAGAGCACGAGCACTGAAAGTTTACTGGTAATTCCAGTTCATTTTGGATCGGTCTCTTAGGCCTTGGTCTTCAAAGATACTGATGAGATCGAAGTGTTTTGGAGGGTTGGTCAGGGCCCAAGAGCTGGGTTTTTGGGCAGTTATTATTGGGTTTGTTCCATAGAAGGCAAACTCAGACTCGGAGtcagagctggaaaaaataatcagaacgTGTAATTCAGATGGCACAAAGCTACGCTAGAAAATCATCCACTGTCAGAATCAGCTGAATTGATAATTGTTTGGAGGAGCCCTTATCTATCCTGAGACGTTCTGACACTGCCATTAGCATTAATGAAGTTACACATGTTCAGCACTTTTCAGGATGAAGCCATTAGCAGTTCTCTCGATGTCTGCAGATTAGTGGGACTGTGGTAGCTGGTTGTAAGCATCCCTGCCTTCTCATCCACTCGTTCTCGAATTTAAGTGAGCTGTAACTAGATTCTCTTCCTTTTAGTCCAGCGTTGGATGAGATCATGGCATGTTTTAAGTTAAACGGAAaaattttgcacagaaaaaaatccttctattTGCCTGTCTCATTGGCCACTAATTTCTTTAAGCTGTGAGAATCCTCTGATCATGGGCAAATGAAGAATCTTAACACCACCAGTAATGAGGACTGCAAGGCAAATGTGTCATTTTAGCAGATGTTTAATCTGCAGATGAATTCACTAATTCATCCAGAGAATATTCCTAACAACTAACACAAAGCTGTTGGTAAACACGGCCACGGACATGGTAATCTGTAGGAGAGGGGCTACAGCTTAAAGCTGAGGGGAAGGACTGATGACTGGAAAAGGGTTCCTTTATCTGGAAATATTTCTGCAGCTTTTGACATGAATATCTGGGGAATGTATAGCCATTTTTGTAACGACAGGAAGGCAGGCTGCGATAAGACCCTTTAAGAGACTTCTTGAATTTGTCAGGAGTAACACTGCAAGAGTGTCAGGGACCTCTGTTATCTGGATGAACGTGGAGTAATCTCTGATGTGAGAATAGTAGCCCAAGTCACTCACTTAACCTGATAAATGTCACCAGAACGCTTTGAGGCTGAGGGGATTAGCTTGACATTTGCAACACAATGTCTTTTTGATGTTGTACATTGTCTTTGCAAACTAAAATGGTTTAACTGGATTAATCTGAAAAAGAGCACCAGTTGTTTAGCAAAATAATCACAGATTGCATGCTCGGCTTCTAAGGGGACTCCATAAAACCACCACGGGCTCTTAGCAGATGGCTGTGAAACGCCGTTGCTCTGGGAGCTGCTCCTGAACATGGGTTGttcgtttttttgttttttttttttgtctgtagaaAGTGCTCGGCACCTGGACCTGCCCTGCAAACGCTCCTACCTGGAAGCCTCCTCTTCTGTAGGAGACGATCACTATTTTCGTTCCCCGCCTCCGTACGACCAGCAGATGCTAAGCCCTTCCTATTGCAGCGAGGTGACTCCGAGGGAAGCGTGCATGTACTCTAGTTCTGGGGCTGAAATTGCTGGTGTCTCAGCGGTCGACGACTTGCCGCCTCCACCTCCCCCCTTGAGCTGCAATATGTGGACTTCTGTCGCACCTTACACCAGCTACAGTGTTCAGACAATGGAAACTGTCCCTTACCAGCCTTTCCCTGCTCATTTTACTGCCACCACCATGATGCCACGGCTCCCGTCCATCACGGGCCAAGGCTCGCAGCCACCAGGTAACAGCCACTTCAGTGTCTACAACCAGCTGTCCCAGTCTCAGGTTCGGGAGCGCGTTCCTGCTTCGTCCTTCCCAAGGGAAAGGGTGCACCCGTCTGTGTGCGAGAGAAAACCCCCCTCTCCGCACCTAAACGCGGCGAACGAATTCCTGTACTCACAAAGCTTTTCCTTGTCGAGGGAGTCGTCGCTGCAGTATcattcagggatggggactgtgGAGAACTGGACTGACGGATGACTCTGACGGCCAAGCGATGCCACAGCCAACGTTACTGCTCCAGGACAGTGTTCAATCAGTGTTGATACCTGTGGGTAACTTGCACTTCGGTGAGACAAATGTGCATTTCCAGAGGGATTTGTGTGGGTGAAGAGCTTGTATCTTCAGACACACAGAGAATCACATCTCCTGTCTCGGTGGGCTGGATTCATCAGTCTCTTACTGACTCCCAAATAAATTAATTCTCGCGTCTTCATTACTGATCCAGTAGAAATCATCTTCATGACTAACAAGTGAAGTAGCTAgtcattttcttttgcttgtaaTATTAAACATCCATGAGCAAATTTTGGCTAtttgggaaaaaacccccacGAGCTTCACTTTTTATGGTACTCGGTTTGTGAAGTCACAGCATCCCAAAACTCAAAAGAAAAAGCGATCCATTCGGTTGTGTAGTTCAAGGACTGCTGTAGCAGCACATCTTTAGCTCTTTTATCTGTAGAAATAACTTCTTCCTCTGGAAGT
Above is a genomic segment from Athene noctua chromosome 19, bAthNoc1.hap1.1, whole genome shotgun sequence containing:
- the TBX4 gene encoding T-box transcription factor TBX4: MHNEEMLQEKSLSETEEGFPTAPAPGHADSSAGSPVLGVAGGSSTPLSSPQLPDPEQTIENIKVYLHEKELWKKFHEAGTEMIITKAGRRMFPSYKVKVTGMNPKTKYILLIDIVPADDHRYKFCDNKWMVAGKAEPAMPGRLYVHPDSPATGAHWMRQLVSFQKLKLTNNHLDPFGHIILNSMHKYQPRLHIVKADENNAFGSKNTAFCTHVFPETSFISVTSYQNHKITQLKIENNPFAKGFRGSDDSDLRVARLQSKEYPVISKSIMRQRLVSSHGQLSTKPDVNPLHGNHQTLQHYQYENGAHMQFAASDTQDLPLNTFTAQRDSGLFYHCLKRRESARHLDLPCKRSYLEASSSVGDDHYFRSPPPYDQQMLSPSYCSEVTPREACMYSSSGAEIAGVSAVDDLPPPPPPLSCNMWTSVAPYTSYSVQTMETVPYQPFPAHFTATTMMPRLPSITGQGSQPPGNSHFSVYNQLSQSQVRERVPASSFPRERVHPSVCERKPPSPHLNAANEFLYSQSFSLSRESSLQYHSGMGTVENWTDG